One stretch of Lachnospiraceae bacterium oral taxon 096 DNA includes these proteins:
- a CDS encoding response regulator transcription factor, whose product MKILLAEDTRDMNRVLSMALAHEGYVVDSCFDGEEALTHAMSNGYDAMILDIMMPKMSGIEVLKEARKKNIVTPIMMLTAKAEIDDRVEGLDAGADDYLTKPFAMKELLARVRAMTRRKREYSSEILKFGDILLNGDSFELKAQNSVRLSVKEFEMLQLMIVHAGHRLSVQYLLEHIWEGDEAATESTVKLYIAYLKSKLAAVSMCVHIEEVDGHYQLLAGEENG is encoded by the coding sequence GTGAAGATATTACTTGCAGAAGATACAAGAGATATGAATAGAGTATTGAGTATGGCATTAGCCCATGAGGGGTATGTGGTGGATTCTTGCTTTGATGGGGAGGAGGCACTCACTCATGCCATGAGCAATGGCTATGATGCAATGATTTTAGATATTATGATGCCAAAGATGAGCGGAATAGAAGTCCTAAAAGAAGCACGCAAAAAGAATATTGTGACACCGATTATGATGCTGACTGCAAAGGCAGAAATTGATGACCGTGTGGAAGGATTGGATGCTGGAGCAGATGACTACCTGACTAAGCCATTTGCAATGAAGGAATTACTCGCCAGAGTGCGAGCAATGACAAGGAGAAAGCGTGAATATAGTTCAGAGATACTGAAATTTGGAGATATTTTACTCAATGGAGATAGTTTTGAATTGAAGGCACAAAATAGTGTTCGGCTGTCAGTAAAAGAGTTTGAAATGTTACAATTGATGATTGTCCATGCGGGGCATCGTCTCTCTGTGCAATATTTGCTCGAACACATATGGGAGGGCGATGAAGCGGCAACAGAGAGCACAGTAAAACTCTATATCGCCTATCTAAAGAGTAAACTTGCAGCTGTTTCCATGTGTGTGCACATTGAAGAAGTTGATGGACATTATCAATTATTAGCTGGAGAAGAGAATGGATAA
- a CDS encoding alanine:cation symporter family protein, with protein MLGEVMQILKFLDDFMYYPILIVVLAAAAIYFSVRTRFIQIRLFPEALRVLLEKPDDKQSVSSFQALMVSTASRVGTGNIIGISSAIVLGGPGAVFWMWVLAILGSATAFIESTLAQIYKRKDNADNCYGGPAYYIETALKSKFLAILFVLFLICTYGFGFNLLCSYNLQSTFAVYSFYHPQTTPIIIGAIVALLTLFCLLGGGKGIVKITEILVPVMGISYVIVSAIVLVVNARAIPRMFVLIFSDAFSPRSFAGGLAGSCLIYGIKRGLYSNEAGVGSAPNAAASAMVSHPVKQGLVQVVSVFIDTMLICTSTALMCLSTGVARTKDIQGAPYVQEAIRSVLGSFGPTFIAFAMTLFSFTTLLGNLYYCENALAYLNHNKRPSKPFMTCFHILCSLIIFVGAISASDVAWALADITMGLMALINIPCCIRMGGLVIRTEKDYELQKKAGKNPVFLAKNIGMKEEEIQELDYWKE; from the coding sequence TTTATGTACTATCCTATTTTGATTGTTGTGCTCGCTGCTGCGGCAATCTATTTTAGTGTTCGCACAAGGTTCATCCAAATCCGTCTTTTTCCAGAAGCTCTGCGTGTGCTTCTCGAAAAACCAGACGACAAACAATCGGTTTCGTCCTTTCAAGCACTCATGGTTTCTACAGCCTCTCGTGTTGGCACAGGAAATATTATTGGCATTTCCAGTGCTATTGTCTTGGGAGGACCTGGCGCTGTATTTTGGATGTGGGTGCTTGCCATCCTAGGTTCAGCAACCGCCTTTATTGAGAGTACGCTAGCTCAAATTTATAAGAGAAAAGACAATGCGGACAACTGCTACGGGGGGCCGGCCTACTACATTGAAACTGCACTAAAGAGCAAATTCCTTGCCATACTCTTTGTCCTCTTTTTGATCTGTACCTATGGCTTTGGCTTTAATTTGCTTTGTTCCTACAACTTGCAGTCAACTTTTGCTGTCTACTCGTTTTACCATCCACAGACTACACCAATCATTATTGGTGCCATTGTCGCCTTGCTCACTCTCTTTTGTTTGCTTGGCGGTGGAAAAGGAATTGTGAAAATCACTGAAATTTTAGTGCCTGTCATGGGCATCTCCTATGTGATTGTTTCTGCTATTGTGCTGGTTGTCAATGCCAGAGCAATCCCTAGAATGTTTGTCCTGATTTTTTCTGATGCCTTTAGCCCTCGCTCCTTTGCTGGTGGACTTGCAGGATCTTGCCTAATCTATGGCATTAAGAGGGGTCTTTATTCCAATGAAGCTGGTGTTGGTTCTGCCCCAAATGCTGCTGCTTCTGCCATGGTATCTCATCCCGTAAAGCAAGGTCTTGTTCAGGTGGTCTCTGTCTTTATCGACACCATGCTCATCTGCACTTCGACCGCATTGATGTGCCTTTCCACTGGCGTTGCACGCACAAAAGATATTCAGGGAGCTCCCTATGTTCAAGAGGCCATTCGCAGTGTCTTGGGTAGTTTCGGACCAACTTTTATCGCCTTTGCGATGACACTCTTTTCCTTTACGACTCTACTTGGAAATCTATACTATTGTGAAAATGCACTTGCCTATCTCAATCACAATAAGCGACCTTCCAAGCCCTTTATGACCTGTTTTCATATTCTATGTTCATTGATTATCTTTGTCGGTGCCATTTCAGCATCCGATGTTGCCTGGGCACTGGCCGATATTACGATGGGATTGATGGCTCTCATTAATATTCCATGTTGTATTCGTATGGGCGGACTTGTCATTCGCACAGAAAAAGATTACGAACTACAGAAAAAAGCTGGAAAAAATCCAGTTTTCCTTGCCAAAAATATTGGCATGAAGGAAGAAGAAATCCAAGAATTGGATTATTGGAAAGAATAA
- a CDS encoding transposase → MYLTVKQQVKHLSKEDYITIRELCHTAKNLANEAIYNVRQHYFTEGEFLKYEKNYTLLKNSPNYKALNSNMAQQILKEVDGSFQSFFGLLKLVKQGKYTFMDCKLPHYLPKDGYTTLIIGFVRLKGNQLTLPFSNSFKKTHKSVEITIPPILLDKTIKEIRIIPKANARFFEIQYIYEAECIQRNLNTNNALALDLGINNLVTAVSNIGKSFIIDGKRLKSINQWFNKENTRLQSIKDKQHFGRKPTNRQKAAARNRNNKVNDYMNKTVRRVIDYCIINNIGTLVVGYNETFQHNSHIGKQNNQNFVNIPYGQLRNKLEYLCKLNDIVFVKQEESYTSKSSFWDRDDLPVYNADNPKEYPFSGRRLHRGLYKTASGKTINADVNGALNIMRKSSVVDMNILYSRGEVDTPIRIRIA, encoded by the coding sequence ATGTATCTTACTGTAAAACAACAAGTGAAACATCTGTCCAAGGAAGATTACATCACAATCAGGGAACTTTGTCATACGGCTAAGAATCTTGCTAATGAGGCAATCTATAATGTGCGTCAGCATTATTTTACAGAAGGTGAATTTCTCAAGTATGAGAAGAATTACACTCTTTTAAAGAATAGTCCTAATTATAAGGCCTTAAATTCCAATATGGCACAGCAGATACTGAAAGAGGTTGATGGTTCGTTTCAGTCATTTTTTGGTCTGCTTAAACTTGTCAAGCAGGGAAAATATACTTTTATGGATTGTAAACTGCCACATTATCTTCCAAAAGATGGATACACAACACTGATCATTGGTTTTGTAAGACTGAAGGGTAATCAGCTGACACTTCCGTTTTCCAATAGTTTTAAGAAAACGCATAAGTCTGTTGAAATTACGATACCACCCATACTTCTTGATAAGACGATAAAAGAGATACGCATTATACCGAAAGCGAATGCAAGGTTCTTTGAAATCCAGTATATATATGAAGCTGAATGTATTCAAAGAAATCTAAACACAAACAACGCACTTGCACTTGACCTAGGTATCAACAATCTCGTCACAGCCGTATCAAATATTGGTAAATCGTTCATTATTGACGGAAAAAGACTTAAATCGATCAATCAGTGGTTTAATAAAGAAAATACCCGTTTACAATCTATAAAAGATAAACAGCATTTTGGTAGGAAACCTACAAACAGACAAAAAGCAGCAGCTCGTAATCGCAACAATAAGGTGAACGACTATATGAATAAAACTGTTCGTAGGGTGATAGATTATTGTATCATCAATAATATAGGTACGCTTGTTGTTGGTTACAATGAGACTTTTCAACATAACAGTCATATTGGAAAGCAAAACAATCAAAATTTTGTAAATATCCCTTATGGACAGTTGCGTAACAAATTGGAATATCTTTGCAAACTAAATGACATTGTTTTTGTAAAACAGGAAGAATCCTATACATCGAAATCATCTTTTTGGGATAGAGACGATCTCCCAGTTTACAATGCCGATAATCCAAAAGAGTATCCGTTTAGTGGCAGAAGATTACATCGTGGTCTATACAAAACGGCAAGTGGTAAAACAATCAATGCAGATGTTAACGGAGCATTAAATATCATGCGTAAAAGTAGTGTTGTGGATATGAATATCCTATACAGTAGAGGCGAAGTGGACACGCCGATAAGAATAAGGATTGCCTAA
- the tuf gene encoding elongation factor Tu yields the protein MAKAKFDRSKPHANIGTIGHVDHGKTTLTAAISKVLATRFPSDTNKIVDFDKIDKAPEERERGITISTAHIEYETEKRHYAHVDCPGHADYVKNMITGAAQMDGAILVVAATDGVMAQTREHILLSRQVGVPYIVVFMNKCDMVDDEELLELVEMEIRDLLNEYEFPGDDIPVIQGSALKALEDPNGEWGDKVMTLMDAVDSYIPDPERDTDKPFLMPIEDVFTITGRGTVATGRVERGTLNLNDEVEILGIHEDVKKTVVTGIEMFRKLLDQAQAGDNIGALLRGVQRTEIERGQVLAKPGSVTCHKKFTAQVYVLTKDEGGRHTPFFNNYRPQFYFRTTDITGVCELPAGTEMCMPGDNVEMTIELIHPVACEQGLRFAIREGGRTVGSGRVAKIIE from the coding sequence ATGGCTAAGGCAAAATTTGACAGAAGCAAACCACATGCTAATATCGGTACAATCGGACACGTAGATCACGGTAAGACAACTCTTACAGCTGCTATCTCTAAGGTTCTTGCAACAAGATTCCCATCAGATACAAACAAGATTGTAGACTTCGATAAGATCGATAAGGCTCCAGAGGAGAGAGAGAGAGGTATCACTATCTCTACAGCTCATATCGAGTATGAGACAGAGAAGAGACACTATGCTCATGTTGACTGCCCAGGACATGCCGATTATGTAAAGAACATGATCACAGGTGCTGCTCAGATGGACGGTGCTATCCTTGTAGTTGCTGCTACTGATGGTGTTATGGCTCAGACAAGAGAGCATATCCTTCTTTCACGTCAGGTAGGTGTTCCTTATATCGTAGTATTCATGAACAAGTGCGATATGGTTGATGATGAGGAGCTTCTTGAGCTTGTAGAGATGGAGATCAGAGATCTTCTTAATGAGTATGAGTTCCCAGGCGATGACATTCCAGTTATCCAGGGTTCAGCTCTTAAGGCTCTTGAGGATCCAAACGGCGAGTGGGGTGACAAGGTTATGACACTTATGGATGCTGTAGATAGCTATATCCCAGATCCAGAGCGTGATACAGATAAGCCATTCCTTATGCCAATCGAGGATGTATTCACAATCACAGGTCGTGGTACAGTTGCTACAGGTAGAGTAGAGCGTGGTACACTTAACCTTAACGATGAGGTTGAGATCCTTGGTATCCATGAGGATGTGAAGAAGACAGTTGTTACTGGTATCGAGATGTTCAGAAAGCTTCTTGATCAGGCTCAGGCTGGTGATAACATCGGTGCTCTTCTTCGTGGTGTTCAGAGAACAGAGATCGAGCGTGGACAGGTTCTTGCTAAGCCAGGTTCAGTAACTTGCCACAAGAAGTTCACAGCTCAGGTTTATGTATTGACAAAGGACGAGGGTGGTCGTCATACACCATTCTTCAACAACTATCGTCCACAGTTCTATTTCAGAACAACAGATATCACAGGTGTTTGCGAGCTTCCAGCTGGTACAGAGATGTGTATGCCTGGTGATAATGTAGAGATGACTATCGAGCTTATTCACCCAGTTGCTTGTGAGCAGGGTCTTCGTTTCGCTATCCGTGAGGGTGGTAGAACAGTAGGTTCAGGTAGAGTAGCTAAGATCATTGAGTAA
- a CDS encoding heavy metal translocating P-type ATPase has translation MKQFVVTGMTCAACQAHVEKAVSKLNDVSSVSVSLLTNSMAVEGSASDEEIIQAVEDAGYGAQVKGANEEKKVSASEKLAANADALVDRETPKLVKRLKLSLIWLAILMYLTMGHNMLNWPVPGFLYHNHIGLALTQMLIAIIVMYINRVFFTSGFKTLVHLAPNMDTLVALGSSASFGWSVYVFYKMSVMITQGTSNMDLMPVYHSQLYFETAAMIPALITVGKTLESMSKGRTTDALKNLMKMAPKMAVVEREGKAVEVGIDEVALGDIFVVKPGESIPVDGVIVEGTTAVDESALTGESIPVDKSVNDVISAATMNQSGFIRARATRVGEDTTFSQIIQMVSDAAATKAPIARIADKISGIFVPTIIGIAVLVTLGWLIAGRDFSHSLERGIAILVIACPCALGLATPVAVMVGNGLGAKNGILFKTSAALENTGRLQIVALDKTGTITAGKPEVTDIIPAQGVESEELIRLAYAIELKSEHPLAKSIVQYASEKKIEARQVSEFKVLAGNGLTGIVDGHQVYGGSNTFIKTLTNIDSNLQAKSDELANQGKTPLFFARDGKLLGMIAVADVIKEDSAQAVKELQNMGIEVVMLTGDNEKTAKTIGAQAGVDEVIAGVLPDGKEAVIRQLQKRGKVAMVGDGINDAPALTRADTGIAIGAGTDVAIDSADVVLMNSKLTDVSGAIRLSRATIRNIHENLFWAFGYNVILIPIAAGIIPKFQMNPMWGAAAMSISSFTVCMNALRLNLFRVHDASKDKKLKHRALSDQVAQSTEEKIEENKGEEKMKVKIEGMMCGHCEATVKKALEAIDGVESAEVSHEKNEALLTTSKDVPEDVIKAAVEAKDYKFCGIE, from the coding sequence ATGAAGCAATTTGTTGTCACAGGAATGACCTGTGCGGCCTGTCAGGCCCATGTGGAAAAAGCTGTTTCCAAACTAAATGATGTATCTTCGGTGAGTGTCTCTCTATTGACGAATTCGATGGCTGTCGAGGGAAGTGCGAGTGACGAAGAAATTATTCAAGCTGTAGAGGATGCAGGCTATGGTGCCCAAGTCAAGGGAGCAAACGAGGAAAAGAAAGTTTCAGCGAGTGAAAAGCTTGCAGCCAATGCGGATGCCCTTGTGGACAGAGAGACTCCAAAACTTGTAAAGAGACTGAAACTTTCATTGATTTGGCTTGCAATATTGATGTATTTGACTATGGGGCACAATATGCTCAATTGGCCGGTGCCAGGATTTTTATATCACAATCACATAGGACTGGCACTCACCCAGATGCTCATTGCGATTATAGTGATGTATATTAACCGAGTATTTTTTACTTCTGGATTTAAGACATTGGTGCATTTGGCACCGAATATGGATACCTTGGTGGCTCTTGGCTCATCGGCGTCCTTTGGTTGGTCAGTGTATGTGTTTTATAAGATGAGTGTAATGATTACTCAGGGCACTTCCAATATGGATTTGATGCCTGTGTACCATTCTCAGCTCTATTTTGAAACGGCGGCAATGATCCCGGCATTGATCACGGTGGGAAAGACCTTGGAGTCGATGTCCAAGGGAAGAACAACGGATGCCCTAAAGAATTTGATGAAAATGGCACCAAAGATGGCTGTCGTGGAGAGAGAGGGAAAGGCTGTTGAGGTTGGTATTGATGAAGTGGCTCTTGGCGATATCTTTGTAGTCAAACCTGGTGAGTCTATTCCAGTGGACGGCGTGATTGTGGAAGGAACAACAGCCGTCGATGAATCAGCACTTACCGGTGAGTCCATTCCTGTTGATAAATCGGTCAATGATGTGATTTCAGCCGCAACGATGAACCAATCGGGATTTATTCGGGCAAGAGCAACTCGAGTGGGAGAAGATACCACATTTTCTCAAATTATTCAAATGGTATCGGACGCAGCGGCGACGAAGGCTCCGATTGCAAGAATTGCAGACAAGATTTCTGGAATTTTTGTTCCAACCATTATTGGTATCGCCGTTTTGGTCACATTAGGTTGGCTGATTGCGGGAAGAGATTTTTCACATTCACTCGAGAGAGGAATTGCTATTTTGGTGATTGCCTGTCCTTGTGCACTTGGACTAGCAACGCCCGTGGCTGTTATGGTGGGAAATGGTCTTGGTGCAAAAAATGGTATTTTATTTAAGACTTCAGCTGCACTTGAAAATACAGGAAGATTGCAGATTGTAGCATTAGATAAGACAGGAACAATTACTGCTGGAAAGCCAGAAGTTACCGACATTATACCAGCACAGGGAGTAGAAAGCGAAGAGTTGATTCGTCTTGCCTATGCCATTGAGTTAAAGTCAGAACATCCATTGGCAAAGTCCATTGTTCAATATGCTAGTGAAAAGAAGATAGAGGCAAGGCAGGTCAGTGAGTTTAAGGTGTTGGCTGGAAATGGTCTGACAGGTATTGTCGATGGTCATCAAGTTTATGGTGGATCGAATACATTTATTAAGACATTGACAAATATTGATAGTAACTTGCAGGCAAAGAGTGATGAACTGGCCAATCAAGGAAAGACACCACTGTTTTTTGCAAGAGATGGAAAATTGTTAGGTATGATTGCGGTTGCCGATGTCATCAAGGAAGATTCTGCACAGGCTGTGAAAGAATTACAAAATATGGGCATTGAAGTTGTGATGCTCACCGGTGACAACGAAAAGACGGCAAAGACCATTGGTGCACAGGCTGGAGTTGATGAAGTCATTGCGGGTGTTCTTCCAGATGGAAAAGAAGCGGTTATTCGACAGCTTCAAAAGAGAGGAAAAGTGGCCATGGTTGGAGATGGTATCAATGATGCCCCAGCACTGACCAGAGCCGATACAGGAATTGCCATTGGTGCAGGAACAGATGTGGCGATTGACTCCGCAGATGTTGTTTTGATGAATTCAAAGTTGACGGATGTTTCTGGGGCCATTCGTCTTTCAAGGGCAACGATTCGAAATATTCATGAGAATCTCTTTTGGGCATTTGGCTACAATGTGATTTTAATTCCAATTGCAGCAGGAATTATTCCAAAGTTTCAGATGAACCCAATGTGGGGAGCGGCAGCGATGTCGATTTCTTCCTTTACGGTATGTATGAATGCATTGCGACTGAATTTATTTCGTGTGCACGATGCATCAAAGGACAAGAAGTTAAAGCACAGGGCATTATCAGATCAAGTAGCACAGAGTACAGAAGAGAAAATAGAAGAAAACAAAGGAGAAGAGAAAATGAAAGTGAAGATTGAAGGAATGATGTGTGGTCATTGTGAGGCAACGGTAAAGAAGGCATTGGAGGCCATTGATGGTGTTGAATCTGCAGAGGTTTCTCACGAGAAAAATGAGGCTCTACTTACAACTTCAAAGGATGTTCCTGAAGATGTAATTAAGGCTGCAGTGGAAGCAAAGGATTATAAGTTCTGCGGAATAGAGTAA
- a CDS encoding metal-sensing transcriptional repressor: MEEKEKRVCPCCSERRKKRTPEEQKALLVRLRKVEGQIRGIQKMVEEDRYCPDILMQVSAVNCALSAFNKLLLARHIRECVVDDIRNGDDETIDELCNVIERLMK, encoded by the coding sequence ATGGAAGAGAAAGAAAAGAGAGTTTGCCCTTGTTGCAGTGAGCGGCGAAAGAAAAGAACACCAGAAGAACAAAAAGCATTGCTTGTGCGTCTTCGAAAGGTGGAGGGACAAATTCGAGGCATCCAAAAGATGGTGGAAGAAGATCGCTATTGTCCAGATATTTTGATGCAAGTATCTGCAGTCAATTGTGCACTCAGTGCTTTTAACAAGTTATTGTTAGCAAGACATATTCGAGAATGTGTTGTCGATGATATTCGAAATGGAGATGATGAGACAATTGATGAACTTTGCAATGTGATTGAAAGACTGATGAAATAG
- a CDS encoding GTP pyrophosphokinase family protein gives MSKESIYGEYLPKLEAARDYLVKEIEVVREEMKKKYDLDPVEHLISRIKSEESMREKCRRKGFEETTESALTKIFDAVGIRVVCAFISDVYVIRDHLVQLTNCELVKEKDYIKRAKDNGYRSYHMILKVWGAVYVEIQLRTISQDTWAALEHHLYYKKEKMVDDVLIEAELKRCADELASTDLSMQTIRDMIQAGKEEKS, from the coding sequence ATGAGTAAGGAAAGCATTTATGGCGAGTACTTGCCAAAATTGGAGGCTGCACGAGATTATTTAGTCAAAGAGATTGAGGTTGTCAGAGAAGAAATGAAGAAAAAGTATGACCTTGATCCAGTGGAGCATTTGATTAGCCGAATTAAGAGCGAAGAGAGTATGCGGGAAAAATGTCGAAGAAAGGGATTTGAAGAGACGACAGAAAGTGCATTGACAAAGATTTTTGATGCAGTGGGCATACGTGTAGTGTGTGCCTTTATCAGTGATGTCTATGTCATCCGAGACCACTTAGTTCAATTAACAAATTGCGAATTAGTCAAGGAAAAGGACTATATTAAGAGGGCAAAGGATAATGGCTATCGAAGCTATCATATGATTTTAAAGGTTTGGGGTGCGGTCTATGTTGAGATTCAATTGAGGACGATTTCTCAGGATACTTGGGCTGCACTTGAGCATCATCTCTATTACAAAAAGGAAAAGATGGTGGATGATGTATTGATTGAGGCCGAGCTAAAGCGCTGTGCCGATGAGTTGGCATCGACAGATTTATCTATGCAAACCATTCGGGATATGATTCAGGCGGGAAAGGAAGAAAAATCATAG
- a CDS encoding methylated-DNA--[protein]-cysteine S-methyltransferase produces MNIVEEITSYIHREYAIEPEHPWMKSPSHMTFKVKEEGKWFALILQVKRKTLGLEGEGEVDILNVKADESFIAIASKNKGYLPAYHMNKRHWMSILLDGTIKMEDVFDHIDQSYQMVCDTPSKRIYRAVQNIPRGKVATYGQVAQMAGDKNMARAVGNALHKNPDPEHIPCFRVVNARGELSGAFAFGGEKEQERLLQLEGIEVKDNRVDLSRYGIKLEEDRIE; encoded by the coding sequence ATGAATATAGTGGAAGAAATTACATCATATATTCATAGAGAATATGCTATAGAGCCTGAACATCCATGGATGAAATCCCCTAGTCATATGACGTTTAAAGTAAAGGAAGAAGGCAAGTGGTTTGCTCTAATTTTACAAGTCAAGAGAAAAACTTTGGGACTTGAGGGTGAGGGTGAGGTGGATATTCTCAATGTCAAGGCAGATGAGAGTTTTATTGCGATTGCAAGCAAAAATAAGGGCTATTTGCCCGCCTATCATATGAATAAGCGGCATTGGATGAGTATTCTTTTGGATGGAACAATAAAAATGGAAGATGTTTTTGATCATATTGATCAGAGCTATCAAATGGTCTGTGATACTCCTTCAAAGAGAATTTATCGGGCAGTGCAAAACATTCCGAGAGGAAAAGTGGCGACCTATGGACAGGTGGCTCAGATGGCCGGGGACAAAAATATGGCAAGAGCAGTGGGCAATGCCCTCCATAAAAATCCAGATCCAGAACATATTCCCTGTTTTCGTGTGGTCAATGCAAGGGGGGAACTTTCGGGAGCATTTGCCTTTGGGGGTGAAAAGGAGCAGGAGAGATTACTGCAATTAGAGGGCATAGAGGTAAAGGACAATCGAGTTGATTTGTCTCGATATGGAATAAAATTAGAAGAAGATAGGATAGAGTGA
- a CDS encoding HAMP domain-containing histidine kinase, with the protein MDKRTIDQLRRRFIFIAFFSLTVAMLFISSLIYLTNNIIEKRNVRMILNYIVENEGELQGSTDQRDGEVIRDRVNSDYNVIRFLGEIFNNAGVGDDSGRYYRASYFAILYDSQGKFLRTRTNHVLLVTDAEAQAYGRQALMSKRKSGRVGVYYYKVGKTDDGGTIVVYLDRTDNLLVSARLLYLVVMIIIVGMSIAGTLTWRVSYMAIQPEIKNAENQKRFLTNASHELKTPLAVIRANTEMQEMLEGQNEWTESTMRQVERLSGLIQNLVMITRSNEHSGEHGDIEICDITKIIDESFDAFQSVILREKKQIKKEIQENVKMRAREGHIRQLCSLLVDNAIKYCDDEGEISVSLFQKGRGIMLVISNTYKEGAKVDYQRFFERFYRQDESHNNDNRSGYGIGLSIAENIVEQYRGVIRADWKEDVIYFKCMLKPLR; encoded by the coding sequence ATGGATAAACGCACAATTGATCAATTGCGTAGAAGATTTATATTTATTGCATTTTTTTCACTCACTGTGGCAATGCTTTTTATTTCCTCCTTGATTTATCTCACCAATAATATTATAGAGAAAAGAAATGTTCGCATGATTCTCAATTATATTGTGGAAAACGAGGGGGAACTTCAGGGATCGACCGATCAAAGAGATGGTGAAGTTATTCGAGACAGGGTGAATTCAGACTACAATGTCATTCGATTTTTGGGAGAAATTTTTAATAATGCGGGGGTAGGGGATGACTCTGGTCGGTATTATCGTGCAAGTTATTTTGCTATTCTCTATGACAGTCAGGGAAAATTTTTGAGAACCCGAACCAACCATGTCCTCTTGGTGACAGATGCAGAGGCTCAGGCGTATGGACGACAGGCACTGATGAGCAAGAGAAAATCGGGACGAGTGGGTGTCTACTACTACAAGGTGGGAAAGACAGATGATGGAGGGACCATTGTGGTCTACCTTGACCGCACAGATAATCTATTAGTCAGTGCAAGACTACTCTATTTAGTGGTTATGATTATTATTGTGGGAATGAGCATTGCTGGAACATTGACTTGGCGGGTTTCCTACATGGCCATTCAGCCAGAAATCAAAAATGCAGAAAATCAAAAGCGCTTTTTGACGAATGCAAGTCATGAGTTAAAGACGCCTCTTGCCGTGATTCGGGCCAATACAGAGATGCAGGAAATGTTGGAGGGGCAGAATGAATGGACGGAATCAACAATGCGTCAAGTGGAGAGATTGAGTGGACTGATTCAAAATCTCGTGATGATTACCAGATCGAATGAACACAGTGGGGAGCATGGAGATATTGAGATTTGTGATATCACAAAAATCATAGATGAAAGCTTTGATGCCTTTCAATCAGTAATCTTGAGAGAAAAAAAACAAATCAAGAAGGAAATTCAAGAAAATGTGAAAATGAGAGCAAGAGAAGGTCATATTCGTCAGCTCTGTTCTCTGTTAGTGGACAATGCAATTAAGTATTGTGATGATGAGGGAGAGATTAGTGTTTCTCTATTTCAAAAGGGCAGAGGAATCATGTTAGTTATTTCCAACACCTATAAAGAGGGGGCAAAGGTCGATTATCAGCGATTCTTTGAGCGATTTTATCGCCAAGATGAGTCGCACAACAATGACAATCGCAGTGGATATGGTATTGGACTTTCGATTGCAGAGAATATTGTTGAGCAGTATCGAGGCGTGATTCGAGCTGATTGGAAAGAGGATGTTATTTATTTTAAATGTATGTTAAAACCGCTTCGATAA